The window AGAAGAGACGATTTATTTAAACAAACGATTCAACACTTTATTGCTAATCTTTCCTGCGACACTTCTGCCTGCGTGCTTCTTTAGGCGCCCTTTACGAGCGGCTGTGATTGTGTCGTAAATTCGAACAGCCTTATGCATCTTTGAACGTAATCCCATCATATGACCTCCTTGTCACAATGATTATCCTTATATACGTATTGACCGTTCTAACGTTTCGTTAAACAAGCTATAAAAAAAGATGCCGGCTTTAATCCGGCATCTCCATTAGCGTATTGTGCGGTATAACCCGATAACTTTACCAAGAATAGAAACATTCTGCACATAAATCGGATCCATCGTCGCGTTTTCAGGCTGCAAACGAATGTAGCGCTCTTCTTTAAAGAAGCGTTTGACAGTAGCTTCTTCGTCTTCTGTCATGGCAACAACAATTTCTCCGTTAGAAGCGGTCTGTGTACGCTTCACAATGACCATATCTCCGTCTAAGATTCCTGCCTCAATCATACTCTCCCCTTGAACAACGAGTACGAAAATCTCATCATCTGGTGAAGCAAGCGTATCTGGTAGAGGGACGTACTCTTCAATGTTCTCAATAGCTGTGATTGGCATACCAGCTGTTACTTTACCAATAACAGGGGCATATGTTGCTTCCCCTTTTGGAATCGGTACAACATTCTCTTCTTCAAGTTCTAATACTTCAATGGCTCTAGGCTTCGTAGGGTCGCGGCGAATATATCCTTTTTTCTCGAGGCGAGAAAGGTGTCCATGGACGGTGGAACTGGATGCGAGTCCTACGGCTTCGCCAATCTCTCGAACGGAAGGCGGATATCCTTTCTCTAGTACACGGTCTTTTATGAAATCTAGAATCGTCTGCTGTCGTTTTGATAGTTTTGTCATATTTCTACACCTCGTACATATCTTTTATTAACGTCATTATAGCATGGTAGGAAACTTTATACAAACATTCGTTCGTAAAAAATCGTTGACAAGAACGTTCGTTCGTATATAATAGGAGTCAAAGGGGAACAAAAGTTCTTATATTTTTGTGCGGAGGGGATCATATGTTTCATAAACAGTCTAAAGAAAGTAATCTAAAAAGTAATCTTGCCTATACGGCGATGTTTATTGGTAGCTTTGTATTGATGTATATTTCAATGGTCGCAAGTTAAGGGTTTACGATATTGCTAGTTTCTCTGTATGATAGTAAAAAAAGTAGAGGGAGCAACTATGAAAGCCATCATCTATTGTAGAGTCAGCACAGAAAAGGAAGCTCAAGTGTCTTCGTTAAAAAGACAAAAAGAAGAGCTTACCTTATTAGCAGAAGCCTATCAATTTGAAATCGTCGATAGTATAGAAGAACAGGCAAGTGGGTACGAGGTAGAGCGAGAAGGGATCTTCTCGATGTTAAGTACGTTTACAGCGAAAGAAGCTGACGTCTTACTCATACAGGATGAGACGAGACTTGGAAGAGGGAACACAAAGATTGCACTCTTCCATCAATTACATAAATTATCCATCCCTGTTTATTCAGTCTCGCATGGAGGCGAGCTACAGCTTTCGGAATCCGATTCTATGGTTCTTCAAATTGTCGGTGTTGTAGAGGAATATCAGCGAAAGATTCACAACTTGAAGATTAAGCGTGGAATGAAGCGTGCGATGGACCGAGGGTTCGAGCCAGGTAAGAACTTATCCAATCAGCAGCTTGCAAAAGGGCGAGAGCGTAAAGAATTTCCGATTGAGGAAGTAGCAAGGTTACGAAAGAGCGGGTTAACGTTTGAAGATATCGCTGCAACGTTAAGAGGGATGGGGCATCCTGTGTCTAGGGCAACTGTCCATCGAAGATACAAAGAGTTCGTTTCACTTGAAAACGACGACCATGCACGTTAAGATATAGAAAGAGTAGACAAGCGTCTTTCCAATGACACTTGTCTTTTTTGTTCTACTTCTAAAGATAAAGGAGTTATTGTCATGTTATCTCAAGACAAACTAGACCGTATAAATGTACTAGCAAATAAATCGAAGAGCGAAGGCTTAACGCTCACTGAGCAGAAAGAACAAAAGAAACTTCGTGAAGAGTATTTGAAAAACGTTCGTAAATCCTTTAAAAATCATCTTCATTCCATGAAGGTTGTAGACCCTGAAGGAAACGATGTAACCCCTCAAAAATTAAAAGAGGAACAAGAGCGTAACAAGAAGCATTAAGCCATGGGCACACGACGACGTATCGTGTGTCTTTTTTTTATAGTCTTTTCGACATAGTTCTAAGTAGGATGACATAAATTATAGTTAGCGTATCACATTCTGTCTGTAATGGCTTGTCATCGTAAGCGATTCATTATAGGATTAAAAAGGTACATAGGTTTTTAGTTGAAAGGAGACTTTTTATGGCACAACAAAATGAAATGCAATCCATTAATACGATTCGAACGCTATCCATAGATGCGATTGAACACGCGAATTCTGGTCACCCAGGCATGCCGATGGGGGCAGCTCCAATGGCGTACACGCTTTGGACAGAGTTCATGAATCACAATCCAGCTAACTCAAGCTGGTTTAACCGTGACCGCTTCGTACTATCCGCAGGTCATGGCTCTATGCTGTTATACAGCCTGCTTCATCTTTCAGGTTATAACGTTAAGATGGACGATCTAAAGCAATTTCGTCAGTGGGATTCTCGTACGCCAGGACACCCTGAATACGGACACACAGACGGTGTAGAAGCGACGACTGGTCCACTAGGCCAAGGATTTGGTATGGCAGTAGGAATGGCGATGGCAGAAGCTCATTTGGCTGCGAAATACAATACAGCAGACCATGAGGTTGTAGACCACTTCACTTATAGCATTTGTGGAGATGGCGACCTGATGGAAGGGGTTTCTCAGGAATCCGCTTCTCTTGCAGCTCATTTAGGTCTAGGTAAACTTGTTGTTCTTTACGATTCAAATGATATCTCACTAGACGGGGACTTGAATCGTTCGTTCTCTGAGAGCGTAGAAGACCGTTTCAACGCTTATGGCTGGCAAGTGATTCGTGTTGAAGACGGCACAGATGTAAATGAAATTCGTCAAGCGCTTCAAGACGCAAAGGCTGAAAGCACAAAGCCAACACTTATTGAAGTGAAAACAGTTATCGGGTATGGTTCCCCGAACAAATCCGGTAAATCTGCTTCACACGGAGCACCACTTGGCACAGATGAAGTGACATTAACGAAAGAACATTATAAATGGGAGCATGAACCATTCCACGTCCCTGAAGAGGTCTATGCAGACTTCAAGGAGAAGGTTCAAGAACGTGGTGAAGCGTCTGAACAACAATGGAATGAGCAATTCGATGCGTATCGTGAAGCGAATCCAGAATTGGCTGAAGAACTGGTTCGTGCCATCCACGGCGAGCTGCCATCTGATTGGGACGAAGACCTACCAAGCTACACACCTGGTGAAGACAAAGTAGCGACACGTGCAGCTTCTGGTGAGATGATCAATGCGTTATCAAACCGCATCCCAAATTTCTTCGGTGGAAGTGCTGACTTAGCAGGTTCCAATAAGACGGAGGTTAAAGGTGAAGAAGACTTTAGTCGTAACAACTACGCTGGCCGTAACATTTGGTTTGGTGTACGTGAATTTGCAATGGGTACCGCGTTAAATGGTATGGCACTTCACGGCGGTCTACGCGTATACGGCGGAACATTCTTCGTATTTAGCGACTACGTTCGCCCAGCGATTCGTCTTTCCGCGCTAATGGATGTCCCTGTTACGTATGTATTCACACACGATTCCATTGCAGTCGGTGAAGATGGCCCTACTCACGAACCCATTGAGCAGTTACCATCCCTACGTGCGATGCCAAACTTATCTGTCGTTCGCCCAGCAGATGGAGTTGAAACAGAAGCGGCGTGGAGACTTTCGTTAGAATCTCTAAATAAGCCAACTGCTCTTGTGCTAACCCGTCAAAACCTTCCTACATTAGAAGGTACAAGCTATGAAGGCGTGAAGAAAGGTGCATATGTTGTCAGTGAAGCAGACAAAGCAACTCCAGATGCGCTACTTCTTGCGACAGGTTCTGAAGTTCAACTTGCTGTTCGTGCAAAAGAAGCACTACGCGAGAAAGGCATTGAAGTTCGCGTTGTTAGCATGCCATCATGGGATCGCTTCAACGAGCAAAGTGACGAATACAAGGAAGAAGTCCTTCCAAGAACCGTTACGAAGCGTGTAGCAGTTGAGATGGCTGCAACACTAGGCTGGGAGCGTTATGTAGGTTTAGATGGTAAGGTAATTGGAATTGACCGTTTCGGTGCATCTGCTCCTGGTGACCGAATTATGGAAGAGTACGGATTTACAGTTGAGAACGTTGTGAAGCATGTAGAGTCTTTATTCTAAGAAACAACAGTGAAATGCGCTAAGCTAGTATAGCTTAGCGCGTTCTTATATGTAATGTATCCAATTCATACTTAGTAGCAACTCCGAACAATAAAAAAAGGTTAAAGCTGTAAAAAACAGGGTACAAGACTAGAAATTAGGATACAAGAGGCATCTACTA of the Pontibacillus halophilus JSM 076056 = DSM 19796 genome contains:
- the tkt gene encoding transketolase → MAQQNEMQSINTIRTLSIDAIEHANSGHPGMPMGAAPMAYTLWTEFMNHNPANSSWFNRDRFVLSAGHGSMLLYSLLHLSGYNVKMDDLKQFRQWDSRTPGHPEYGHTDGVEATTGPLGQGFGMAVGMAMAEAHLAAKYNTADHEVVDHFTYSICGDGDLMEGVSQESASLAAHLGLGKLVVLYDSNDISLDGDLNRSFSESVEDRFNAYGWQVIRVEDGTDVNEIRQALQDAKAESTKPTLIEVKTVIGYGSPNKSGKSASHGAPLGTDEVTLTKEHYKWEHEPFHVPEEVYADFKEKVQERGEASEQQWNEQFDAYREANPELAEELVRAIHGELPSDWDEDLPSYTPGEDKVATRAASGEMINALSNRIPNFFGGSADLAGSNKTEVKGEEDFSRNNYAGRNIWFGVREFAMGTALNGMALHGGLRVYGGTFFVFSDYVRPAIRLSALMDVPVTYVFTHDSIAVGEDGPTHEPIEQLPSLRAMPNLSVVRPADGVETEAAWRLSLESLNKPTALVLTRQNLPTLEGTSYEGVKKGAYVVSEADKATPDALLLATGSEVQLAVRAKEALREKGIEVRVVSMPSWDRFNEQSDEYKEEVLPRTVTKRVAVEMAATLGWERYVGLDGKVIGIDRFGASAPGDRIMEEYGFTVENVVKHVESLF
- a CDS encoding YneB family resolvase-like protein, with the protein product MKAIIYCRVSTEKEAQVSSLKRQKEELTLLAEAYQFEIVDSIEEQASGYEVEREGIFSMLSTFTAKEADVLLIQDETRLGRGNTKIALFHQLHKLSIPVYSVSHGGELQLSESDSMVLQIVGVVEEYQRKIHNLKIKRGMKRAMDRGFEPGKNLSNQQLAKGRERKEFPIEEVARLRKSGLTFEDIAATLRGMGHPVSRATVHRRYKEFVSLENDDHAR
- the lexA gene encoding transcriptional repressor LexA, whose translation is MTKLSKRQQTILDFIKDRVLEKGYPPSVREIGEAVGLASSSTVHGHLSRLEKKGYIRRDPTKPRAIEVLELEEENVVPIPKGEATYAPVIGKVTAGMPITAIENIEEYVPLPDTLASPDDEIFVLVVQGESMIEAGILDGDMVIVKRTQTASNGEIVVAMTEDEEATVKRFFKEERYIRLQPENATMDPIYVQNVSILGKVIGLYRTIR
- a CDS encoding DUF896 domain-containing protein encodes the protein MLSQDKLDRINVLANKSKSEGLTLTEQKEQKKLREEYLKNVRKSFKNHLHSMKVVDPEGNDVTPQKLKEEQERNKKH